From the genome of Sulfurospirillum tamanense:
GCGGCAAAGGCGCAAAAATACGGCCAGATTGAACATTTCCTGAAAAGTGTTGGCGCACTTTTTGGCGACAAAATGTTTCGTGCACAACATCCTGTGGAGCACATCGTCTCCCAGCTTGCTTACCATAAAAAACAGATCACCTGTGCCGAAAGTTGCACAGGCGGGCTTATCGCCTCAATGCTAACAAAAACCCCGGGTGCTTCTGCTTGTCTTTTTGGAAGCCTTGTTACCTACGCCAACACCCTTAAGCGCGCATGGCTAGGCGTAGATGCGCACATCCTCAAAACCAGAGGAGCAGTTAGTGAAGAGTGCGTGCATGCTATGCTCGCTGGCGCGCTTAATGCCTCAAAGGCAGACATTGCACTGGCCACAAGCGGCATCGCAGGACCCGATGGCGGAAGTGAACAAAAACCTGTTGGAACTGTTTTTGTTGGTGTGGGCAACAAAGAGGGAATGCGGACGGTAGAACGCCTGCTTCTTCAAGGCGATAGAGAGTACATCCAACAACAAAGCGCTTACCACGCTTTGAGACTCCTTATCCAAACCCATCCCCATCTCTTTTTGAGATAAAAAAGGGTTGGTTCGCTTTTTTGTTTTTTTTCCTTGACAAAGGAATTTTTTTTGCCTATAATTTCATCCTCTTTTTAAGAGACCTGAAAGACACGTGACTCGTTAG
Proteins encoded in this window:
- a CDS encoding CinA family protein, with product MAHALLIVGDSLKLNPLMLAYIERAYVAHFLERGNTYFVSKNDTKLFMTLESLVHQYDTLSIGASSESFHLVGKVLSTLTEDTLVLKEETLAPSKATQISKGSYVLTMDEKQVNVLGISQNKTLPAFLSDVPAQKTSFSLIGIDEDSCRILLEPLAQTFEIGLHVTPLVEGWISIAAKAQKYGQIEHFLKSVGALFGDKMFRAQHPVEHIVSQLAYHKKQITCAESCTGGLIASMLTKTPGASACLFGSLVTYANTLKRAWLGVDAHILKTRGAVSEECVHAMLAGALNASKADIALATSGIAGPDGGSEQKPVGTVFVGVGNKEGMRTVERLLLQGDREYIQQQSAYHALRLLIQTHPHLFLR